A genomic region of Pseudobacteriovorax antillogorgiicola contains the following coding sequences:
- a CDS encoding PilZ domain-containing protein, with amino-acid sequence MTKCSRYNDRIEFDKTISVIIKNTRLRFSCYWLKLKDLSENGVGLIYNGKGILPLKIGDFIDITLDVHCRQFQRPIHLVAEIIHQTSSKDPDDETEVIFIGAKITNVDERHQVQWKEDLATILKVSK; translated from the coding sequence TTGACTAAGTGTAGCCGTTACAACGATCGAATAGAGTTCGACAAAACTATTAGCGTTATCATCAAGAATACCAGACTTAGATTCTCATGCTACTGGCTAAAATTGAAGGACCTCTCGGAAAATGGTGTAGGACTTATCTACAATGGGAAGGGAATTCTTCCTCTTAAAATTGGGGACTTCATTGATATAACTTTGGATGTGCACTGTAGACAGTTTCAGCGCCCCATCCATTTGGTGGCAGAGATTATCCATCAAACTTCATCTAAAGATCCGGATGATGAAACGGAAGTGATTTTCATAGGGGCTAAGATTACCAATGTTGATGAAAGACACCAAGTGCAGTGGAAGGAAGATCTTGCTACTATTCTGAAGGTTTCAAAATAA
- a CDS encoding DUF1062 domain-containing protein, whose protein sequence is MTTYKHVTWTIASQSTPSILRYCRKCQSKREFNSSRKFRVNGNHKLLDVWLIYKCCQCDQTWNREILARTHVTKIDSTTLRCFRDNDHQLAERYANDIHGIKGVTRGDIVASSPFIKGLDIDLDSSCPAIITVNLEGQCNKRIDSLLAEVLDISRSKLMDLIKRQFIRSSRDSKAWYRRPPQHGQTILLGNNLSVGG, encoded by the coding sequence TTGACAACTTACAAGCATGTTACCTGGACCATCGCAAGCCAATCAACTCCCTCGATTCTTCGCTACTGTAGAAAATGCCAATCCAAGAGAGAGTTCAATTCGTCTCGAAAGTTTCGTGTTAATGGAAACCACAAGCTACTGGATGTCTGGCTTATCTATAAGTGTTGCCAGTGTGATCAAACTTGGAATAGAGAGATTCTAGCAAGGACACACGTCACCAAAATTGATTCGACAACCCTACGTTGCTTCCGTGACAACGATCATCAACTAGCTGAGCGATATGCAAATGATATTCACGGTATCAAAGGAGTTACCCGTGGAGATATTGTGGCAAGTTCTCCGTTCATCAAGGGTCTCGATATCGATCTAGATTCGAGCTGCCCAGCCATCATAACGGTGAATCTTGAGGGCCAATGCAATAAGCGCATAGACTCACTGTTAGCTGAGGTACTAGACATCTCCCGATCAAAGCTAATGGATTTAATCAAGAGGCAGTTCATTCGCTCGTCAAGAGACTCGAAAGCATGGTATCGACGACCGCCTCAGCACGGTCAAACTATTTTGCTGGGCAATAATTTATCTGTGGGTGGTTAG
- a CDS encoding response regulator: MTKSIMVVDDDPDILDILTSFIRLAGYTPLPFSDPEEAVLNYDQQNVDLIVTDYIMPKMNGEQMINQIFESNNEVPVIMITGFEEELILESDSSKSIIVVGKPFENDSLGELINAQFSA; encoded by the coding sequence ATGACCAAAAGTATTATGGTTGTCGACGATGATCCTGATATTCTCGACATTCTGACTAGCTTTATTCGATTGGCTGGATACACTCCACTGCCCTTCAGCGACCCAGAAGAGGCTGTGCTAAATTATGATCAACAAAACGTCGATCTAATCGTAACTGACTATATAATGCCAAAGATGAATGGCGAGCAGATGATTAATCAGATATTTGAATCAAACAATGAAGTTCCTGTAATCATGATTACAGGCTTTGAGGAAGAGCTTATTCTCGAATCAGATTCCTCAAAGTCGATTATCGTTGTAGGCAAGCCGTTTGAAAATGATTCCCTTGGAGAGTTAATCAATGCACAGTTTTCAGCCTAG
- a CDS encoding D-arabinono-1,4-lactone oxidase, protein MNLLSKKIVLLAGLGVSSSFAAYSIFKDDASVSNYQNTYRCANVNVVEPKNYQDIQKIVGDAVANDLKVMANASNFKSQIDAACADEGGYQVVMDGLDQLVAIDRENMLMTVQAGMRFDVFNRIAGEQGLAVNMVTELGTFSIGGMLGSGTHGSTLMKKGSMLSDYVTEMKIVSSQLDEDGMAKIITLRGEQLDAARVNLGVLGIVVEATIQMEPLFKVRGIAKAYDNDSNLEEVILDLARNSYSTNIGWFPGLGKYTVTSYEVVDDEPVPTKNDAFNAQADNSWLKEALFSGVFKLLHEVPGTWLQCTVANQRYKSRAESYWAKKGTRKRVEGAIGMSYDMQYFACKGGYADCVWDFLPIQLQETAIALDDLPDWIRDVKNLLAANPRTCFPLNGIYFRFGKASDSYLGMASGRDTAYISIEYTLRQGGVAFPLEEGIDRRSLGKKVPKNYFVNLEIEQMTLRKYDGRPHWGKNSPAIFEDVANKYPRFSEFLDAKEELDPNSVFVNPFFRRATGEQSLDELLVPGCNVTGECYCQNDSHCEKGAKCVEAAFFNSQEARLSGSRPAMVCQK, encoded by the coding sequence ATGAACCTACTTTCGAAAAAGATAGTTTTGCTTGCTGGACTAGGAGTGTCGAGTAGCTTCGCAGCCTACTCGATTTTTAAGGATGATGCCTCGGTCAGCAACTATCAGAATACCTATCGTTGTGCAAACGTGAACGTGGTTGAACCAAAAAACTATCAAGACATTCAAAAAATTGTTGGTGACGCTGTTGCGAACGATCTCAAAGTCATGGCTAATGCTAGTAACTTTAAAAGTCAGATTGATGCTGCCTGTGCAGACGAAGGTGGTTATCAGGTTGTCATGGACGGGCTCGATCAGTTAGTAGCCATAGATCGTGAAAATATGTTGATGACTGTGCAAGCGGGAATGCGATTTGATGTTTTCAATCGTATCGCTGGAGAACAAGGGCTTGCTGTCAATATGGTTACAGAACTAGGGACCTTCTCCATAGGTGGAATGCTGGGGAGCGGAACCCATGGATCGACCTTAATGAAGAAAGGCTCTATGTTATCAGACTACGTGACAGAGATGAAAATCGTCTCAAGTCAGCTTGATGAAGACGGCATGGCCAAGATCATAACTCTGAGAGGTGAGCAACTGGATGCTGCTAGGGTCAATCTTGGAGTCCTCGGGATCGTAGTGGAAGCCACCATTCAAATGGAGCCACTGTTTAAGGTAAGAGGGATCGCGAAAGCATATGACAACGACAGTAACCTGGAAGAGGTTATTTTAGATCTGGCGAGAAACTCTTATTCCACCAACATCGGCTGGTTTCCTGGTCTGGGTAAATATACGGTAACTAGCTATGAGGTGGTCGATGACGAACCAGTTCCAACGAAAAACGATGCTTTCAATGCGCAGGCTGATAATTCCTGGTTGAAAGAGGCTCTATTTTCTGGGGTATTTAAGCTCCTTCATGAGGTCCCCGGCACTTGGTTGCAGTGCACTGTTGCTAACCAACGCTACAAAAGCCGTGCCGAGTCCTATTGGGCAAAAAAAGGCACTCGCAAGAGAGTAGAAGGCGCGATCGGTATGAGTTACGACATGCAATATTTTGCATGTAAAGGTGGGTATGCCGATTGTGTCTGGGATTTCTTACCGATTCAGCTCCAGGAAACTGCGATTGCCTTGGATGATTTGCCTGATTGGATTCGGGATGTGAAGAACCTGCTAGCTGCAAACCCTAGAACATGCTTTCCACTCAATGGCATCTATTTCCGGTTCGGAAAAGCTTCAGATAGTTACCTTGGGATGGCTTCTGGGCGGGATACAGCCTATATAAGTATCGAATACACGCTTCGCCAGGGAGGGGTAGCATTTCCCCTTGAAGAAGGCATCGACCGTCGATCTCTTGGAAAGAAAGTGCCCAAAAATTACTTTGTCAATCTGGAGATTGAGCAGATGACCCTTCGTAAGTACGACGGTCGACCTCACTGGGGCAAGAATTCTCCGGCTATTTTCGAAGACGTCGCTAATAAGTATCCTCGCTTTTCTGAGTTTCTTGACGCGAAAGAGGAATTAGATCCGAACAGTGTTTTCGTGAACCCCTTTTTCCGCAGAGCTACGGGAGAGCAGAGTCTTGATGAGCTGCTGGTACCTGGCTGTAACGTGACTGGAGAATGCTATTGCCAAAACGATAGCCATTGTGAGAAGGGAGCTAAGTGTGTCGAGGCTGCCTTTTTCAATTCCCAGGAGGCACGGCTTTCAGGAAGTCGACCAGCCATGGTCTGCCAGAAGTAG